The proteins below are encoded in one region of Apium graveolens cultivar Ventura chromosome 4, ASM990537v1, whole genome shotgun sequence:
- the LOC141721053 gene encoding uncharacterized protein LOC141721053 isoform X1 — MASHQVIREQKSEQGVEKEKVPKITSHFESLSVSPVKENVGKFEMHGEEGMDVSKETKRSSEMEGGRGGVADVTQYRQAAQQKSNDALTAAAERYNKAKGGGAEGKTTFNQGAEKTSQYAAEKGAQTKDTLMQGAKAAAEKAARAKERVMQGGQRTSQDTSRIAAEKAAQAKEDVMQGAQKTSRYAQDASQIAAEKAARAKESLMQGAQRTSQYAAEKGGVLKDTAIEKGQPLYESTRDTLASAGKTAADYTGQTKDYVAEKAVGAKDVVAEKAVGAKDVVAESGKGTVGYVAKAKDYVAEKAVGAKDVVVESGKGTAGYVASAATTVKDKAVVAGWGAAEYTAEKAVGATKTVANVTAGAAGYVGGTAVAAKDKVGNVGMSAKDYAAQKLAAAKDAVVATEESAKEYAARKRAEAEREMQAKKSAEAKGEVWSTTEQKHDDIAGAGRQTVDAAKETVKRPFEKAGEFLGELGEYGRQEQQGSGRTTEAQKGGVGVFSAIGETIVEIGQTTKDLLVGKGQTQSTETVKDSSEYK, encoded by the exons ATGGCTTCGCATCAAGTGATCAGAGAGCAGAAGAGTGAGCAAGGTGTCGAGAAAGAAAAAGTTCCTAAGATTACTAGTCACTTTGAATCTCTAAGTGTTTCTCCGGTTAAAGAAAATGTTGGCAAGTTTGAGATGCATGGCGAGGAAGGAATGGATGTGAGCAAAGAGACTAAGAGAAGTTCAGAAATGGAAGGTGGACGAGGGGGAGTTGCAGATGTTACTCAGTATCGACAAGCGGCGCAACAGAAGTCCAATGATGCTTTGACTGCTGCGGCTGAGAGATACAACAAGGCCAAAGGAGGAGGTGCAGAAGGTAAGACTACTTTTAATCAAGGTGCTGAGAAGACATCTCAGTATGCTGCAGAGAAAGGTGCTCAAACTAAAGATACCTTGATGCAAGGGGCTAAGGCTGCTGCTGAGAAGGCGGCCCGAGCGAAAGAGAGAGTGATGCAAGGGGGTCAAAGGACTTCTCAGGATACTTCTCGGATTGCTGCTGAGAAGGCGGCCCAAGCGAAAGAGGATGTGATGCAAGGCGCTCAAAAGACTTCTCGGTATGCTCAGGATGCTTCTCAAATTGCTGCTGAGAAGGCGGCCCGAGCGAAGGAGAGTTTGATGCAAGGTGCTCAGAGGACTTCTCAGTATGCTGCGGAGAAGGGTGGAGTTTTAAAGGACACGGCGATTGAGAAAGGGCAGCCCTTGTATGAGAGTACTAGAGATACTCTTGCTAGTGCAGGTAAGACTGCTGCGGATTACACGGGACAGACTAAGGATTATGTGGCGGAAAAGGCTGTTGGAGCAAAGGATGTGGTGGCGGAAAAGGCTGTTGGAGCAAAGGATGTGGTGGCGGAATCTGGAAAGGGAACGGTTGGATATGTGGCAAAGGCGAAGGATTATGTGGCTGAGAAGGCTGTTGGGGCCAAGGATGTGGTGGTGGAGAGTGGAAAGGGAACGGCTGGATATGTAGCCAGTGCTGCTACGACTGTGAAGGATAAGGCTGTTGTGGCAGGGTGGGGAGCGGCTGAGTATACTGCAGAGAAAGCTGTGGGCGCAACTAAGACCGTTGCGAATGTCACTGCAGGTGCTGCAGGGTATGTTGGGGGGACAGCTGTGGCTGCAAAGGATAAGGTAGGAAATGTAGGAATGAGTGCTAAAGATTATGCTGCTCAGAAGTTGGCTGCTGCCAAGGATGCCGTTGTGGCTACTGAAGAAAGTGCAAAAGAATATGCTGCTAGGAAGAGGGCCGAGGCTGAGAGAGAGATGCAGGCAAAGAAATCAGCTGAAGCAAAG GGAGAAGTGTGGAGTACCACTGAACAAAAGCATGATGATATTGCAGGAGCAGGGCGACAGACGGTTGATGCTGCAAAAGAAACAGTCAAAAGGCCATTTGAGAAGGCCGGAGAATTCCTCGGAGAACTAGGGGAATATGGACGGCAAGAACAGCAGGGAAGCGGGCGAACTACAGAGGCACAGAAAGGAGGCGTTGGAGTGTTCAGTGCCATTGGCGAAACTATAGTAGAAATTGGTCAGACAACTAAAGATCTCCTGGTTGGGAAGGGGCAGACTCAATCTACTGAGACTGTGAAAGACTCATCAGAGTATAAGTAG
- the LOC141721053 gene encoding uncharacterized protein LOC141721053 isoform X2: MASHQVIREQKSEQGVEKEKVPKITSHFESLSVSPVKENVGKFEMHGEEGMDVSKETKRSSEMEGGRGGVADVTQYRQAAQQKSNDALTAAAERYNKAKGGGAEGKTTFNQGAEKTSQYAAEKGAQTKDTLMQGAKAAAEKAARAKERVMQGGQRTSQDTSRIAAEKAAQAKEDVMQGAQKTSRYAQDASQIAAEKAARAKESLMQGAQRTSQYAAEKGGVLKDTAIEKGQPLYESTRDTLASAGKTAADYTGQTKDYVAEKAVGAKDVVAEKAVGAKDVVAESGKGTVGYVAKAKDYVAEKAVGAKDVVVESGKGTAGYVASAATTVKDKAVVAGWGAAEYTAEKAVGATKTVANVTAGAAGYVGGTAVAAKDKVGNVGMSAKDYAAQKLAAAKDAVVATEESAKEYAARKRAEAEREMQAKKSAEAKEQGDRRLMLQKKQSKGHLRRPENSSEN, translated from the exons ATGGCTTCGCATCAAGTGATCAGAGAGCAGAAGAGTGAGCAAGGTGTCGAGAAAGAAAAAGTTCCTAAGATTACTAGTCACTTTGAATCTCTAAGTGTTTCTCCGGTTAAAGAAAATGTTGGCAAGTTTGAGATGCATGGCGAGGAAGGAATGGATGTGAGCAAAGAGACTAAGAGAAGTTCAGAAATGGAAGGTGGACGAGGGGGAGTTGCAGATGTTACTCAGTATCGACAAGCGGCGCAACAGAAGTCCAATGATGCTTTGACTGCTGCGGCTGAGAGATACAACAAGGCCAAAGGAGGAGGTGCAGAAGGTAAGACTACTTTTAATCAAGGTGCTGAGAAGACATCTCAGTATGCTGCAGAGAAAGGTGCTCAAACTAAAGATACCTTGATGCAAGGGGCTAAGGCTGCTGCTGAGAAGGCGGCCCGAGCGAAAGAGAGAGTGATGCAAGGGGGTCAAAGGACTTCTCAGGATACTTCTCGGATTGCTGCTGAGAAGGCGGCCCAAGCGAAAGAGGATGTGATGCAAGGCGCTCAAAAGACTTCTCGGTATGCTCAGGATGCTTCTCAAATTGCTGCTGAGAAGGCGGCCCGAGCGAAGGAGAGTTTGATGCAAGGTGCTCAGAGGACTTCTCAGTATGCTGCGGAGAAGGGTGGAGTTTTAAAGGACACGGCGATTGAGAAAGGGCAGCCCTTGTATGAGAGTACTAGAGATACTCTTGCTAGTGCAGGTAAGACTGCTGCGGATTACACGGGACAGACTAAGGATTATGTGGCGGAAAAGGCTGTTGGAGCAAAGGATGTGGTGGCGGAAAAGGCTGTTGGAGCAAAGGATGTGGTGGCGGAATCTGGAAAGGGAACGGTTGGATATGTGGCAAAGGCGAAGGATTATGTGGCTGAGAAGGCTGTTGGGGCCAAGGATGTGGTGGTGGAGAGTGGAAAGGGAACGGCTGGATATGTAGCCAGTGCTGCTACGACTGTGAAGGATAAGGCTGTTGTGGCAGGGTGGGGAGCGGCTGAGTATACTGCAGAGAAAGCTGTGGGCGCAACTAAGACCGTTGCGAATGTCACTGCAGGTGCTGCAGGGTATGTTGGGGGGACAGCTGTGGCTGCAAAGGATAAGGTAGGAAATGTAGGAATGAGTGCTAAAGATTATGCTGCTCAGAAGTTGGCTGCTGCCAAGGATGCCGTTGTGGCTACTGAAGAAAGTGCAAAAGAATATGCTGCTAGGAAGAGGGCCGAGGCTGAGAGAGAGATGCAGGCAAAGAAATCAGCTGAAGCAAAG GAGCAGGGCGACAGACGGTTGATGCTGCAAAAGAAACAGTCAAAAGGCCATTTGAGAAGGCCGGAGAATTCCTCGGAGAACTAG